In Cyanobacteria bacterium FACHB-DQ100, one genomic interval encodes:
- a CDS encoding saccharopine dehydrogenase NADP-binding domain-containing protein, which yields MTKQVLILGGTGRVGSKVAADLIAHTDAEITIAGRNLLTGAQVSQQLGERVKFSAIDLSATAVLKGAIAQSDLVIHCAGPFHYRNASVLQACIDQGVNYIDVSDHPSFTRKALAFRSNAESADVTAIINTGIFPGISNSMVRRDVERLDYAEKIHLSYVVAGSGGAGITVMRTTFLGLQRPFEAWIGGDWQMVKPYSDREVVEFPQYGKVGVYWFDMPEAFTLPDTFPVKTVITKFATVPTFYNYLTWSVARWWHPKLLQTKAVIEFLSHVSHFMTDVTDRVSGIGVAIRSEVTGEKDGRSVRCVSTMTHPDTAVSAGIGTGTVAEMLLSGELKKPGVWAIEQALPTELFDRAMQNRGIEIHQQLME from the coding sequence ATGACAAAGCAAGTTCTCATTCTCGGTGGTACGGGTCGAGTCGGTAGTAAGGTAGCAGCAGATCTGATTGCTCATACCGATGCAGAGATTACGATCGCCGGACGCAATTTACTCACAGGTGCACAGGTCAGTCAGCAACTGGGAGAGCGAGTCAAATTTAGCGCGATCGATTTATCTGCGACTGCGGTGTTAAAGGGTGCGATCGCGCAGTCAGACTTAGTAATTCACTGTGCTGGCCCGTTTCACTACCGTAATGCAAGTGTATTGCAAGCTTGCATTGATCAAGGTGTTAACTACATTGATGTCAGTGATCATCCTTCATTCACTCGCAAAGCGCTGGCATTTCGATCGAATGCCGAATCCGCTGATGTTACCGCAATTATTAACACAGGTATTTTCCCAGGTATTTCCAATAGCATGGTGCGGCGTGATGTTGAACGATTAGATTATGCAGAAAAAATTCATTTAAGCTATGTAGTTGCAGGTTCTGGCGGAGCGGGTATTACCGTGATGCGAACCACGTTTCTCGGATTGCAGCGCCCGTTTGAAGCGTGGATCGGCGGAGACTGGCAAATGGTGAAGCCGTATAGCGATCGCGAAGTTGTCGAGTTTCCACAATACGGTAAGGTCGGTGTTTACTGGTTTGATATGCCCGAAGCTTTCACGCTGCCGGATACATTTCCGGTGAAAACGGTGATTACTAAGTTTGCAACGGTGCCCACGTTTTATAACTATCTAACTTGGAGTGTGGCGCGTTGGTGGCATCCAAAATTACTGCAAACGAAAGCAGTGATTGAGTTTTTGTCTCATGTCAGCCACTTTATGACCGATGTCACCGATCGGGTTAGCGGAATTGGGGTAGCGATTCGATCGGAAGTTACCGGAGAAAAAGATGGTCGATCGGTGCGCTGTGTCTCAACCATGACGCATCCCGATACCGCAGTTTCCGCCGGAATTGGAACAGGCACAGTCGCGGAAATGCTGTTATCGGGTGAGCTGAAAAAACCGGGAGTTTGGGCGATCGAGCAAGCACTCCCGACAGAATTGTTCGATCGAGCGATGCAAAACCGGGGAATCGAAATTCATCAGCAATTAATGGAGTAG
- a CDS encoding TlyA family RNA methyltransferase, whose amino-acid sequence MPKQRLDTLLVDRELCSSRQQAQRLIQAGEVRVDQQVIDKPGTEVAIDAAINIRAKSPFVSRGGEKLSKALQEFQIEVSDRVCLDGGISTGGFTDCLLQSGAKQVYGIDVGYGQVAWSLRQDPRVVLRERTNIRHLKPEELYTNDQPIPDLGVVDVSFISLTKVLPALWELLQPPKEAILLVKPQFEVGRDRIGKKGVVRDIKDQTGAIVQVLESARSIGWQYQGLTWSPLLGPAGNIEFLLWLRTEPTTTALDFEQIKQSVQSAQKALLH is encoded by the coding sequence ATGCCTAAACAACGGCTCGATACACTTTTAGTCGATCGCGAACTCTGCTCGTCGCGCCAACAGGCACAGCGACTGATTCAGGCAGGCGAAGTGCGAGTGGATCAACAAGTGATTGATAAGCCTGGAACTGAAGTCGCGATCGATGCCGCGATCAACATTCGAGCGAAATCACCGTTTGTCTCGCGGGGGGGTGAAAAACTCAGTAAAGCCTTGCAGGAATTCCAGATTGAAGTGAGCGATCGGGTCTGTCTCGATGGCGGCATCTCAACGGGTGGATTTACCGATTGCTTGCTGCAATCGGGTGCAAAGCAGGTTTATGGAATTGATGTAGGTTACGGACAAGTGGCTTGGAGTTTGCGTCAAGATCCGCGTGTCGTGTTGAGGGAACGGACGAATATTCGACATCTGAAGCCGGAAGAGTTGTACACCAATGATCAACCAATTCCTGATTTGGGGGTTGTTGATGTTTCATTTATTTCGCTGACTAAAGTTCTTCCTGCACTCTGGGAGCTTTTACAGCCGCCAAAAGAGGCAATTTTGCTCGTAAAGCCTCAGTTTGAAGTGGGGCGCGATCGCATTGGTAAAAAAGGCGTAGTGCGCGATATCAAAGATCAAACAGGCGCGATCGTGCAAGTGTTAGAAAGTGCACGATCAATCGGTTGGCAATATCAAGGACTCACTTGGTCGCCGTTGTTAGGCCCTGCGGGAAACATTGAATTTCTGCTCTGGCTTAGAACGGAACCCACAACGACAGCACTAGATTTTGAGCAGATCAAACAGTCGGTGCAATCTGCTCAGAAAGCGCTACTCCATTAA
- the recN gene encoding DNA repair protein RecN, which produces MLLSLRIENFALIDHLDLTFGAGLHVLTGETGAGKSIILDAIDAALGGKVTGRAVRTGEERATIEATFRVNDLLKFWFEQEQIDLLDDEIAVCSREIVALGSGQRNRSRINGVLVNKQQMEALRDRLVEITAQGQTVQLGQPGLQRDWLDSYGGIVLLKQREVVSQAFSSYQQAAQALEKRKHSEQQRLQQLDLFEYQLRELNAANLDDPDELDQLEQERKRLGHSVELQQQSYQVYQALYQNENGEDACADLLGKAESLLNDMVRYDDQIQPILEIVTSALAQVEEAGQQINAYGDDLETDPQRLQEVEERIVELKQISRKYGPNLSDAIALRQSLQTELEELTGAGQSIEELEKLTATRRTELVEASTLLTELRQSTAQGLEARLIAELKPLAMEKVQFQVGITPIAPTAAGSDRISYLFSPNPGEPLQPLTEIASGGEMSRFLLALQACFSQVDSAETLVFDEIDVGVSGRVAQAIAEKLYQLGRHHQVLCVTHQPIVAAMADQHFNVAKQVIELSNGSQNGNGASAELRTIVRVSALDQEQRRQELAQLASGQVGSAENTTTEAAAIAFADSLLAQAVSLRDGVSPAEPAAKPVEAAAKKKARSTRKR; this is translated from the coding sequence ATGCTATTGTCCCTGCGGATCGAAAATTTTGCGCTGATTGATCACCTCGACTTAACGTTTGGGGCAGGACTGCACGTTCTGACCGGAGAAACGGGTGCGGGTAAATCGATTATTTTGGATGCGATCGATGCGGCGCTCGGCGGAAAGGTGACAGGTCGGGCGGTACGAACCGGAGAAGAACGCGCCACGATCGAAGCGACTTTCCGAGTGAATGATCTGCTGAAGTTCTGGTTTGAGCAAGAGCAAATTGATTTACTCGATGACGAAATTGCCGTTTGTAGCCGTGAGATTGTGGCGTTGGGCAGTGGGCAACGCAATCGATCGAGAATTAACGGAGTCCTAGTCAACAAGCAGCAGATGGAAGCGTTGCGCGATCGTTTGGTTGAAATCACCGCGCAAGGGCAAACCGTTCAACTGGGGCAACCCGGACTTCAGCGAGATTGGCTTGATAGTTATGGCGGAATCGTTTTATTAAAGCAGCGCGAAGTCGTCAGTCAGGCATTTTCCAGCTATCAGCAGGCGGCTCAAGCTTTAGAAAAACGCAAACATTCAGAGCAGCAGCGCTTACAGCAGCTTGATCTGTTTGAATATCAGCTACGCGAACTGAATGCAGCAAACCTCGACGATCCAGACGAGTTGGATCAACTAGAGCAGGAACGCAAGCGGCTCGGTCATAGTGTGGAATTACAGCAGCAGAGCTATCAGGTATATCAAGCCCTTTATCAGAATGAAAATGGGGAAGATGCCTGTGCAGACTTGCTGGGTAAAGCAGAAAGCTTGCTGAACGACATGGTGCGCTATGACGATCAGATTCAGCCCATCTTAGAGATTGTGACTTCTGCACTGGCACAAGTCGAAGAAGCAGGACAGCAAATTAATGCTTATGGCGACGATTTAGAAACTGATCCGCAGCGGCTGCAAGAAGTCGAAGAACGCATCGTTGAATTAAAACAAATCTCCCGCAAGTATGGTCCTAATTTGAGTGATGCGATCGCGCTGCGGCAATCGCTCCAAACCGAACTCGAAGAACTCACCGGAGCCGGACAATCGATCGAGGAGCTTGAAAAGCTCACCGCAACTCGAAGAACTGAGCTTGTCGAGGCTTCAACCCTTCTCACTGAATTGCGTCAGTCCACGGCTCAAGGTTTAGAAGCACGCTTGATTGCAGAACTCAAACCGCTGGCGATGGAAAAGGTGCAATTTCAGGTGGGAATTACACCGATCGCACCGACCGCAGCCGGGAGCGATCGCATTAGTTATCTATTTAGCCCGAACCCTGGTGAACCGTTGCAGCCGTTGACCGAGATTGCGTCCGGTGGGGAAATGAGCCGATTTCTACTCGCGCTGCAAGCTTGTTTCTCTCAAGTCGATTCGGCAGAAACGCTGGTCTTTGATGAAATTGATGTTGGGGTTTCCGGTCGAGTCGCGCAGGCGATCGCAGAAAAGCTGTATCAACTGGGTCGGCATCATCAAGTTCTCTGCGTGACGCACCAGCCGATCGTGGCAGCCATGGCAGATCAGCATTTCAATGTGGCAAAGCAAGTGATCGAACTGAGCAACGGATCGCAAAATGGGAACGGAGCCAGCGCAGAGCTTAGAACGATCGTGCGGGTGAGCGCGCTCGATCAGGAGCAACGCCGTCAAGAGTTGGCACAGCTAGCGAGCGGTCAAGTCGGATCGGCTGAAAATACCACGACTGAGGCGGCGGCGATCGCGTTTGCGGACTCGCTGTTAGCGCAAGCGGTAAGTTTGCGAGATGGAGTCAGTCCGGCTGAACCCGCTGCCAAACCTGTGGAAGCAGCCGCGAAGAAAAAGGCACGATCGACCCGGAAACGCTAG
- a CDS encoding HAD family phosphatase, whose protein sequence is MLKAVLFDFNGVIINDEPLHDKLLEQILIEENLRPKPGEFRELCLGRSDRVCIQALLERRGRVINPAYLNELVMRKAHAYVQQISALEKLPIYTGIEDLMFKLPQCKFAIVSGALRSEIELVLERTNLRSRFSVIVSGDDLTVSKPEPDGYLLAIDRLNQTFPNLQLTASECLAIEDTFSGIEAAKAAKIPVVGVANTYPFHMLQRCANWTVDYLIDLEIDRLQDSFAIVPV, encoded by the coding sequence ATGCTGAAAGCTGTTCTATTTGATTTTAACGGGGTCATTATCAACGATGAGCCACTCCACGACAAACTGCTAGAGCAGATTTTGATCGAGGAGAACCTACGCCCCAAGCCGGGAGAGTTCCGCGAACTTTGTTTAGGACGCAGCGATCGTGTTTGTATTCAAGCTTTACTAGAACGGCGCGGCAGAGTGATTAATCCGGCTTATCTTAATGAATTGGTGATGCGGAAAGCCCACGCCTACGTGCAGCAGATCAGCGCATTAGAAAAGCTGCCGATTTACACCGGAATTGAAGACTTGATGTTTAAGCTGCCTCAGTGCAAGTTTGCGATCGTCAGTGGCGCACTGCGGTCTGAAATTGAACTGGTCTTAGAGCGGACAAATCTGCGATCGCGCTTTTCAGTTATCGTGTCCGGCGACGATCTAACCGTCAGCAAACCTGAACCGGATGGATATTTGTTAGCGATCGATCGACTCAATCAAACTTTCCCGAATCTTCAGCTAACGGCTTCAGAATGTTTAGCGATCGAAGATACCTTCAGCGGCATTGAAGCGGCAAAAGCAGCGAAGATTCCGGTTGTGGGAGTTGCAAATACCTATCCGTTTCATATGCTGCAACGCTGCGCCAATTGGACAGTCGATTATTTAATTGATTTAGAAATCGATCGTCTTCAAGACAGCTTTGCGATCGTTCCAGTCTAA
- a CDS encoding methyltransferase domain-containing protein, translating to MATRKDTIFEQYLAPIARLLVGETEMRRLHDSIDWKTACDRLADPDLVYPNYYKAQNFHGIEGGYLTIGAATTYDPITQLALPPNETWVRQQVIEAIQGQPLRILDLGCGTGSTTLLLKQAFPNAEVFGLDLSPFMLAVADLKANQANLNIHWIHGKAESTKFSDHSFDLVTASLLFHETPSIISKLILQECYRLLQSSGEVIILDGSQKTLRQTEWLTQIFEEPYIREYAHDSIEAWMGTAGFSTIHSEEFWWLHQITHGVKALASTDFEEFDEFGGAFAVS from the coding sequence ATGGCAACTCGCAAAGATACGATCTTCGAGCAGTATCTAGCTCCGATCGCCCGCTTGCTCGTCGGTGAAACCGAGATGCGGCGATTGCACGACAGTATTGACTGGAAAACGGCATGCGATCGTTTGGCTGATCCCGATTTGGTCTATCCGAACTACTACAAAGCTCAGAACTTTCACGGCATCGAAGGTGGCTATTTAACGATCGGCGCTGCGACAACTTACGATCCCATCACTCAGTTGGCGTTACCCCCGAATGAAACCTGGGTACGCCAACAAGTGATCGAAGCCATTCAGGGACAGCCCTTACGAATTCTAGACCTTGGCTGTGGCACCGGATCAACCACGCTATTACTCAAACAAGCGTTTCCGAATGCAGAAGTGTTCGGCTTAGATTTATCACCGTTTATGCTGGCAGTTGCCGATCTCAAAGCCAATCAAGCCAACTTAAACATTCATTGGATACACGGCAAAGCAGAATCTACGAAATTCTCTGATCATTCATTTGATTTAGTGACCGCTTCGTTGTTATTTCATGAAACACCGTCCATAATCTCCAAGTTAATTCTGCAGGAATGCTATCGTTTACTGCAATCTAGTGGTGAAGTGATCATTCTAGATGGCAGTCAGAAAACACTCCGACAAACAGAATGGTTAACACAAATTTTTGAGGAACCTTATATTCGTGAATATGCTCATGACAGCATTGAAGCGTGGATGGGTACAGCCGGATTTTCAACCATTCATAGCGAAGAATTTTGGTGGCTGCATCAAATTACGCATGGAGTGAAAGCACTCGCCAGCACCGATTTTGAGGAGTTTGACGAATTTGGTGGAGCATTTGCGGTGTCGTAG
- a CDS encoding TIGR04283 family arsenosugar biosynthesis glycosyltransferase produces MKISIVIPVLNEANALPKILSIQATDLEIIVVDGGSQDETVEIAKSYGVKVLHSIPGRAAQMNAGAAIATGGILLFLHADTRLPPGFDRMIHQALSNSIAGAFQLTIDATLPGLCWVQWGVNLRSRYLQFPYGDQAIFLHRKTFDAIGGFPDLPIMEDFEFVRRLRQRGRIAIVPHAVLTSGRRWQKMGVFRTTIVNQIVILAYLLGVAPERIQRWYRTGLKPIRYTRHQ; encoded by the coding sequence ATGAAAATCTCGATCGTCATTCCGGTTCTAAATGAAGCAAACGCACTCCCTAAAATTCTCTCGATTCAAGCGACTGATCTCGAAATCATTGTGGTAGACGGTGGAAGCCAAGACGAAACGGTTGAAATTGCGAAATCCTACGGCGTTAAAGTCTTGCACTCGATTCCGGGTCGCGCCGCACAAATGAATGCAGGAGCCGCGATCGCAACCGGAGGGATTCTCTTGTTTCTTCATGCCGATACACGATTGCCCCCAGGATTCGATCGAATGATTCACCAAGCGTTATCGAATTCGATCGCGGGTGCATTTCAGTTAACTATTGATGCGACTTTACCGGGATTGTGTTGGGTGCAATGGGGGGTCAACCTACGATCGCGTTACCTTCAATTTCCTTATGGCGATCAGGCGATCTTTCTGCATCGCAAAACGTTTGACGCGATCGGTGGATTTCCAGACCTGCCGATTATGGAAGATTTTGAATTTGTCAGAAGATTACGACAAAGGGGAAGAATCGCGATCGTTCCTCATGCTGTCCTGACATCTGGACGACGCTGGCAAAAAATGGGCGTTTTCAGAACAACGATCGTCAATCAAATCGTGATATTGGCATACCTGTTAGGAGTTGCACCGGAGCGAATCCAGCGATGGTATCGCACCGGACTCAAACCAATTCGTTACACTAGGCATCAGTAG
- a CDS encoding TIGR04282 family arsenosugar biosynthesis glycosyltransferase, whose amino-acid sequence MQEQLIIFTRYPEPGKAKTRLIPALGEVGAAALHRQMTEAMIAQSRKLKNDRSVSICVYYTGGTLIQMQDWLGHDLEYRSQCSGDLGDRLIDAFHSAFDSGARSVVAVGTDCPDLTADVLTTAFLKLNYYNLSIGAATDGGYYLIGLNQFVSSIFQGITWSTNLVFQQTLEIAKQLNLSIALLPTLNDIDRPEDLRHLP is encoded by the coding sequence GTGCAAGAGCAGTTAATTATTTTCACACGCTATCCTGAACCGGGTAAAGCCAAAACTCGTTTGATTCCAGCTTTGGGAGAAGTTGGGGCGGCGGCACTACATCGACAGATGACGGAAGCAATGATCGCGCAATCCCGCAAGCTGAAAAACGATCGTTCTGTCTCAATTTGTGTTTATTACACAGGTGGAACACTCATCCAAATGCAGGATTGGTTAGGGCATGACCTGGAGTATCGATCGCAGTGTTCCGGCGATTTGGGCGATCGATTAATCGATGCGTTTCATTCCGCGTTTGATTCCGGTGCAAGATCAGTTGTTGCAGTTGGAACAGACTGTCCTGATTTGACTGCTGATGTATTAACGACAGCATTTCTAAAATTAAACTATTATAATTTATCAATTGGTGCTGCAACGGATGGTGGATATTACTTAATTGGATTAAATCAGTTTGTGTCTAGTATTTTTCAAGGTATTACCTGGAGTACAAATCTTGTATTTCAGCAAACGTTGGAGATTGCAAAACAGTTAAATTTATCGATCGCGCTCCTACCCACGCTGAATGATATCGATCGCCCTGAAGATTTGCGGCATTTGCCATGA
- a CDS encoding glycosyltransferase family 2 protein gives MDLSVVICTYNGEARIGQVLDRLRSQLHTQAIAWEVLVIDNNSRDNTQQIVSNYPEVRYIFEPEQGLAFARSRAVHEAAGRWVAFLDDDTLPDQNWVAQVDRFAQAHPEIGAFGGQIHAEYEVEPPPSVKKLAPYLAIVERGSKPHRYDRVLPPGAGLVVQRQAWIDAVPERLVLVGRTTTAMLASEDIEAILHIQNSGREIWYNPEMHLYHQIPHWRTERSYLLKLIKGVGLVRHHIRMLRWKPWQRPLVLPLYVLNDLKKMVAYKLKHPHQEDLAIACEQQLLISSFISPFYLWHRTFLSK, from the coding sequence ATGGATCTGAGTGTCGTCATCTGCACCTACAACGGTGAAGCTCGAATCGGGCAAGTCTTAGACCGACTGCGATCGCAGCTTCACACACAGGCGATCGCTTGGGAAGTTTTAGTGATCGATAACAATAGTCGCGACAATACTCAGCAGATTGTTTCAAACTACCCTGAAGTTCGATATATTTTCGAGCCAGAGCAAGGATTAGCGTTTGCACGATCGAGGGCTGTTCACGAAGCTGCAGGACGCTGGGTTGCCTTTCTCGACGATGACACACTGCCGGATCAAAACTGGGTTGCTCAAGTTGATCGATTTGCTCAAGCGCATCCAGAAATCGGGGCATTTGGTGGACAAATTCATGCAGAATACGAAGTCGAGCCGCCCCCTAGCGTGAAGAAACTTGCGCCATACTTAGCGATCGTCGAACGTGGATCAAAGCCGCATCGGTACGATCGTGTGTTGCCTCCGGGCGCGGGCTTAGTGGTGCAGCGTCAAGCGTGGATCGATGCGGTTCCTGAAAGATTAGTGTTAGTGGGACGGACGACCACTGCAATGCTTGCCAGTGAAGACATCGAAGCGATTCTGCACATTCAGAACTCCGGGCGCGAGATTTGGTACAACCCGGAAATGCACCTATATCACCAGATTCCCCACTGGCGAACGGAGCGATCGTACTTACTCAAATTGATCAAAGGGGTTGGACTCGTTCGCCATCATATTCGGATGTTGCGATGGAAGCCTTGGCAGCGTCCCCTTGTGCTTCCCCTGTATGTCTTGAATGATCTCAAGAAAATGGTCGCTTATAAACTCAAGCATCCTCACCAGGAGGATTTAGCGATAGCTTGCGAACAACAGTTGCTGATTAGTAGTTTCATCAGCCCCTTCTATCTGTGGCATCGTACGTTTCTTTCTAAATAA
- a CDS encoding glycosyltransferase family 2 protein yields MIIPAYNAEKTIRETIESVLNQTFKDFEVVVVNDGATDKTLEIVQSICDPRIKVFSYVNSGKSLARNRGIELSKGEYLSFLDADDLWTPDKLEEQWKALQNHPEADVTYSWTNFIDGAGNLRYQGARYGNAENIYRKLLVKNCFGSGSNILVRRSAIAQMSFHFDPSLPNAEDWDFYIRLAAQFKFVCVPKYQILYRTHNGSSSFNIQASEAACLKIIDRAFKQAPDSLRYLRKDTLAALYTYYAHRVLANPSKRSNAVSAFRYLRLAVHHDSVAPQTILRLLLKIFIVLLLPVPLSRMMIKKLSQRDSSQNFRPNKTSNLTQLKMAIGKALIIAYKESTQQLEEALTSEGFCCEVVRQEDKPEYQDFASIHRCMLNHRQAWEKAAQASHPTLIVESDFVPVVGMGSLSAPFNLDQKNVGIAWLYTCAPQLYSVTPEGYGEGFSTALVAYVVTPEGAKSLCESFVEEITEKYGASYHNFDSQIDNYLRRKGFKNYIPFRNYGEHGGKSNPEHRRNGMSGIHHADLLYGKLAFLPPFLVDQANPQLKLIHVRSKARLKGMARLLLGKYLRPAIVRRSSTPFRLIKFAVSRHFQAH; encoded by the coding sequence GTGATTATTCCAGCATACAATGCTGAGAAAACAATTCGAGAAACAATTGAATCTGTTTTGAATCAAACCTTTAAGGACTTTGAAGTTGTTGTGGTGAATGATGGTGCAACGGATAAAACTTTAGAGATTGTGCAAAGCATTTGTGATCCTCGAATTAAAGTATTTTCTTATGTGAATTCTGGTAAATCGCTCGCTCGCAATCGAGGAATTGAACTCTCAAAAGGTGAATACCTTTCGTTTCTGGATGCTGATGATTTGTGGACACCAGATAAATTAGAAGAACAGTGGAAGGCACTTCAAAATCATCCAGAAGCAGATGTGACTTATAGTTGGACAAATTTTATTGATGGTGCAGGCAATCTCCGATACCAAGGAGCACGTTACGGAAATGCAGAGAATATTTATCGCAAATTATTAGTCAAAAACTGTTTTGGAAGTGGCTCTAATATCTTAGTTAGGCGTAGTGCGATCGCGCAAATGTCTTTCCATTTTGATCCATCCCTTCCTAATGCGGAAGATTGGGATTTTTACATTCGACTTGCTGCTCAATTCAAATTCGTTTGTGTTCCAAAATATCAAATTCTCTATCGAACCCATAACGGCTCCTCCTCGTTTAATATTCAGGCATCAGAAGCCGCTTGTTTAAAGATTATTGATCGTGCCTTTAAACAAGCACCCGATTCTTTGCGGTATTTGAGAAAAGATACGCTTGCAGCGCTTTATACCTATTACGCGCATCGAGTTTTGGCTAACCCTTCCAAACGCTCGAATGCAGTCTCAGCTTTCCGTTATTTGCGGCTCGCAGTTCATCATGACTCTGTCGCACCTCAAACCATATTGCGGCTTTTGCTTAAGATTTTCATTGTTCTTTTACTCCCCGTTCCACTCTCCAGAATGATGATTAAAAAACTATCTCAACGGGATTCTAGTCAAAATTTTCGACCAAACAAAACGAGTAATCTTACTCAATTAAAGATGGCGATCGGAAAAGCTTTGATCATTGCTTATAAAGAATCTACTCAACAACTAGAAGAAGCGCTCACATCAGAAGGATTTTGTTGTGAAGTAGTGCGACAAGAGGACAAACCCGAATACCAAGATTTCGCTTCGATTCATCGCTGTATGTTGAATCATCGGCAAGCCTGGGAGAAAGCGGCTCAAGCTTCCCATCCGACTTTAATCGTTGAATCAGATTTTGTGCCCGTGGTAGGTATGGGATCTCTTTCAGCTCCTTTTAATTTAGATCAGAAAAATGTAGGAATAGCTTGGTTATATACCTGTGCCCCACAACTTTATTCCGTAACACCCGAAGGCTATGGAGAAGGCTTTTCGACCGCATTAGTTGCCTATGTTGTTACTCCTGAAGGTGCAAAGAGTCTGTGTGAAAGCTTTGTAGAAGAAATCACCGAAAAATATGGTGCAAGCTATCACAATTTTGATTCTCAAATTGATAATTACTTGCGACGAAAAGGCTTCAAAAATTACATTCCATTTCGCAATTATGGCGAACATGGGGGTAAATCTAATCCCGAACATCGTCGCAATGGAATGAGCGGCATTCATCACGCTGATTTACTCTACGGCAAATTAGCGTTTCTACCACCGTTTCTAGTCGATCAGGCGAATCCTCAACTCAAATTGATCCACGTACGATCGAAAGCACGACTTAAGGGAATGGCTCGCTTGTTGCTGGGTAAGTATTTACGTCCTGCGATCGTTCGGCGATCAAGCACACCCTTTCGATTAATCAAATTTGCAGTCAGCAGGCATTTCCAGGCTCATTGA
- a CDS encoding NAD(+) kinase, giving the protein MQLKQVLIVHKSGDPLSKRWAENCAQALEKRGCHVLLGPSGPKDNPYPVFLASVAPPIDLAVILGGDGTALSAARNLAADRIPILAVNVGGHLGFLTESPDDFNSETIWDRLEADRFAVQKRMMLQATLHEGNRTNLEPVSDRYLALNDMCIKPASADRMITSVLEMEIDGEVVDQYQGDGLIVSTPTGSTCYTVAANGPIIHPGMSAIAITPICPLSLSSRPIVIPPGSVVSIWPLADYDLSTKLWMDGVLATPIWPGQRVDIRMAEEEAHFIVLREDYSYYKTLREKLQWAGARIHYNNNHRN; this is encoded by the coding sequence GTGCAGCTAAAACAAGTTCTAATTGTTCACAAATCCGGCGACCCATTGAGTAAGCGATGGGCAGAAAATTGCGCTCAGGCTCTAGAAAAGCGAGGATGTCACGTTTTACTAGGACCAAGCGGACCGAAAGATAATCCGTATCCGGTGTTCTTGGCTTCCGTTGCACCCCCGATCGATCTTGCTGTAATTCTCGGTGGCGATGGGACTGCGCTGTCTGCGGCTCGGAATTTGGCAGCCGATCGTATCCCAATTTTGGCAGTCAATGTCGGTGGTCATTTAGGATTTCTGACCGAATCACCAGATGACTTTAACAGCGAGACGATTTGGGATCGGTTAGAGGCAGATCGATTTGCAGTACAGAAACGGATGATGCTTCAGGCAACCTTGCATGAGGGCAATCGCACGAATTTAGAGCCTGTGAGCGATCGCTATCTTGCTTTGAATGATATGTGTATTAAACCAGCTTCCGCCGATCGCATGATCACTTCGGTTCTAGAAATGGAAATTGATGGCGAAGTGGTTGATCAATATCAGGGGGATGGATTAATTGTGTCTACGCCGACCGGATCAACCTGTTATACAGTTGCGGCAAATGGTCCGATTATTCATCCGGGAATGTCAGCGATCGCAATTACGCCGATTTGTCCGTTGAGCTTATCGAGTCGTCCGATCGTGATTCCACCTGGATCAGTAGTGAGTATTTGGCCCTTGGCTGACTATGATTTAAGTACAAAGCTTTGGATGGATGGCGTGTTAGCAACTCCAATTTGGCCAGGTCAGCGAGTAGACATTCGGATGGCGGAGGAAGAAGCCCACTTCATCGTATTGCGTGAGGACTATTCCTACTACAAAACTCTGCGTGAAAAGCTGCAATGGGCTGGTGCAAGAATCCATTACAACAATAATCACCGAAACTAG
- the nuoK gene encoding NADH-quinone oxidoreductase subunit NuoK, translating into MQLQYFLLIAAALFCVGIYGLVTSRNAVRVLMSIELMLNAVNLNLMAFSNYLDPQQIKGQIFTVFVITIAAAEAAVGLAIVLAIYRNRDTVDMEQFNLLKW; encoded by the coding sequence ATGCAACTTCAATATTTCTTACTGATTGCGGCGGCGTTATTCTGCGTTGGCATTTATGGTTTGGTGACGAGCCGGAATGCGGTGCGGGTATTGATGTCGATCGAGCTAATGTTAAATGCGGTCAATCTCAATTTGATGGCGTTTTCTAACTATCTTGATCCGCAGCAAATCAAGGGTCAGATTTTTACCGTTTTTGTGATTACGATCGCGGCTGCGGAAGCGGCGGTTGGCTTGGCGATCGTGCTTGCGATTTATCGGAACCGAGACACGGTAGATATGGAGCAATTCAATCTGCTCAAGTGGTAA